In the genome of Megalops cyprinoides isolate fMegCyp1 chromosome 7, fMegCyp1.pri, whole genome shotgun sequence, one region contains:
- the cdk16 gene encoding cyclin-dependent kinase 16, protein MDRMRKIKRQLSLTLRGGNSGDKSLSETISSQDTAHSDSDAMSVRGSGSMRGAVRGSGSVRTGSSFSMHSLLQSYSSALRRPRSLGRSLSSYLNHTTRLEIVHEDVKMGSDGESDQASATSSDEVHSPVRVRLRNNPGRKISTEDINKRLSLPADIRLPDGYLEKFSLNSPMFDKPLSRRLRRVSLSEIGFGKLETYVKLDKLGEGTYATVYKGRSKLTDNLVALKEIRLEHEEGAPCTAIREVSLLKDLKHANIVTLHDIIHTQKSLTLVFEYLDKDLKQYLDDCGNCIHMHNVKLFLFQLLRGLNYCHRRKVLHRDLKPQNLLINERGELKLADFGLARAKSIPTKTYSNEVVTLWYRPPDILLGSTDYSTQIDMWGVGCIFYEMSTGRPLFPGSTVEEELHFIFKLLGTPTEETWPGITSNEEFISYNYPRYRPDCLQNHTPRLDSEGVDLLSKLLQFEGKKRISAEEAMRHPYFHSLGERVITLPDTTSIFALQDIQLEKEPGIRSSSLSDSVNSISRRQSLLF, encoded by the exons ATGGACCGCATGAGGAAGATCAAACGGCAGCTGTCCCTCACGCTGCGGGGGGGCAACAGTGGGGACAAGAGCCTGAGCGAGACCATCAGCTCCCAGGACACAGCTCACAGTGACtctg ACGCCATGTCAGTGAGGGGCAGTGGCAGTATGCGGGGCGCAGTGAGGGGCAGTGGCTCAGTGCGCACAGGAAGTTCCTTCAGCATGCACTCGCTGCTGCAGTCGTACAGCTCCGCCCTGCGCAGACCACGCAGCCTCGGCCGTAGCCTCAGCTCCTATCTCAACCACACCACACGCCTGG aaataGTCCACGAGGATGTGAAGATGGGTTCTGATGGGGAGAGTGACCAGGCCTCGGCCACGTCCTCGGACGAAGTGCACAGTCCCGTCAGGGTCCGACTGAGGAACAACCCCGGACGCAAAATCTCCACAGAG GACATAAACAAGCGCCTGTCCCTACCTGCGGACATCCGACTCCCCGACGGCTACCTGGAGAAGTTCAGTCTGAACAGCCCCATGTTTGACAAGCCTCTGAGCCGCAGGCTGAGGAGAGTGTCTCTG TCAGAGATTGGCTTCGGGAAGCTGGAAACGTATGTGAAGCTGGATAAACTGGGAGAG GGGACATACGCCACTGTGTACAAGGGCCGCAGCAAGCTGACGGACAACCTGGTGGCGCTGAAGGAGATTCGGCTGGAGCACGAAGAGGGGGCCCCCTGCACCGCTATCCGAGAGG tgtCCCTGCTGAAGGACCTCAAGCATGCCAACATCGTGACTCTCCATGACATCATCCACACTCAGAAGTCCCTGACGCTGGTGTTCGAGTACCTG GATAAAGACCTGAAGCAGTATCTGGACGACTGCGGCAACTGTATCCACATGCACAATGTCAAG CTCTTCCTGTTCCAGTTGCTGCGTGGGCTTAACTACTGCCACAGGCGGAAAGTCCTCCACAGAGACCTCAAACCCCAGAATCTGCTCATCAACGAGCGCGGGGAGCTCAAGCTGGCTGACTTCG GTCTGGCAAGGGCCAAGTCCATTCCCACAAAGACGTACTCCAATGAAGTGGTGACGCTCTGGTACCGCCCCCCAGACATCCTACTAGGCAGCACTGACTACTCCACCCAGATAGACATGTG GGGAGTAGGGTGTATCTTCTATGAGATGTCCACAGGCCGTCCGCTCTTCCCCGGCTCCactgtggaggaggagctgcactTTATCTTCAAATTGCTGG GTACACCTACGGAAGAAACCTGGCCTGGAATCACCTCCAATGAGGAATTCATCTCCTATAACTACCCTCGCTATAGACCCGACTGTCTGCAGAACCACACCCCTAG acTGGACAGTGAAGGAGTGGATCTGCTTTCCAAGTTGCTGCAG tttgaGGGAAAGAAGCGCATCTCAGCAGAGGAAGCCATGCGACACCCCTACTTTCACAGCCTGGGAGAGAGGGTGATCACACTGCCAGACA CTACTTCTATATTTGCACTTCAAGACATTCAGCTGGAGAAGGAGCCAGGAATACGAAGCAGCTCCTTGTCTGACTCAG TGAACAGCATATCCCGGCGCCAGAGCCTGCTCTTCTGA
- the tsr2 gene encoding pre-rRNA-processing protein TSR2 homolog produces the protein MDAPLPPARELFTEAVRAVLDTWPVLQIAVDNGFGGAYSQQKADWMVDAVQQYFHQNADLEQYEVEDFLADLMNNEFDTVVDDGSLPQVALQICQLFKQCEQGKLSEVRGQIAQLTQKKNAGRAKATPVETPADEEEEEESEEEDGAEPMECEGAAEGKSSAVSSKEKDPPQPISPEEDGWTVVRRKK, from the exons ATGGACGCGCCCTTACCGCCTGCACGTGAACTGTtcacagaggcagtgagagCTGTTTTGGACACCTGGCCAGTGTTACAG ATAGCAGTTGACAACGGCTTTGGAGGGGCGTACAGCCAGCAGAAAGCGGATTGGATGGTGGATGCCGTGCAGCAATATTTCCATCAAAATG CTGACTTGGAGCAGTATGAAGTGGAGGACTTCCTGGCAGACCTGATGAACAATGAGTTTGACACAGTAGTGGATGATGGTAGTCTGCCTCAG GTAGCTTTGCAAATATGTCAGCTGTTCAAGCAGTGTGAACAAGGGAAGctgtcagaggtcagaggtcagattGCCCAGCTGACACAGAAGAAGAATGCAGGGAGGGCCAAGGCCACACCTGTAGAAACCCCTGccgatgaggaagaggaagaagagagcgAAGAGGAGGATGGTGCAGAG CCTATGGAATGTGAAGGAGCGGCAGAGGGAAAATCGTCAGCCGTGTCATCCAAAGAGAAAGACCCCCCTCAACCCATTTCCCCAGAGGAGGACGGCTGGACTGTAGTGCGCAGGAAGAAGTGA